Proteins encoded within one genomic window of uncultured Desulfobacter sp.:
- a CDS encoding tyrosine-type recombinase/integrase, translating to MIEDLLFRFREHLRMLGRSPATVKAYAGHAKEFLLATGITDAKKVTTPMIESWITGLWDYRNDRDKPYSNATICIKIRSVKRFFEFLEKTNVIFIDPAQFIKEPKKTTPIKPALTPGEARRILDQPNLSTLTGIRDRTVLEVLYATGIRLNELCSLTIYDADLQGGVLRINKGKGSKDRVVPLGKHAVKFLREYIAKVRPRFSQKNRTSRYLFMDYLCSPVSKAVVSIMIRKCRKAAKIKKQVTAHTFRHSFATALVKNGADVRAVQKMLGHSDLKTTQGYIRSLGLDMKKEHRKSHPRERDKENIRSSGPRIKRIKGSYERRSL from the coding sequence ATGATTGAAGATCTGCTGTTCCGGTTCCGGGAACACCTCAGGATGCTGGGCCGAAGCCCTGCCACGGTCAAGGCCTATGCCGGGCACGCAAAAGAGTTTTTGCTTGCAACGGGCATTACGGACGCCAAAAAAGTGACCACCCCCATGATAGAATCCTGGATCACAGGGTTGTGGGATTACAGGAACGACCGGGACAAGCCCTACAGCAACGCCACCATCTGCATCAAAATACGGTCAGTGAAGCGGTTCTTTGAATTTTTGGAAAAAACCAATGTGATTTTCATTGATCCCGCCCAGTTTATCAAAGAACCCAAAAAGACAACCCCGATCAAGCCGGCGCTCACCCCAGGCGAGGCCAGGCGGATACTGGACCAGCCCAACTTAAGCACCTTGACCGGCATCCGGGACCGGACCGTGCTGGAGGTGCTGTACGCCACAGGGATACGGCTCAACGAGCTGTGTTCCCTGACCATCTATGACGCGGATCTCCAGGGTGGGGTGCTGCGGATCAACAAGGGCAAAGGCTCCAAGGACCGGGTGGTGCCCCTGGGTAAACATGCGGTGAAGTTCCTGCGGGAGTACATCGCCAAGGTCAGGCCCAGGTTCAGCCAAAAGAACCGGACCAGCCGCTATTTGTTCATGGATTACCTATGCAGCCCCGTCTCCAAGGCCGTGGTCTCCATCATGATCCGCAAATGCCGGAAAGCAGCTAAAATAAAAAAACAGGTCACGGCCCACACGTTCCGGCACTCCTTTGCCACGGCCCTGGTGAAAAACGGGGCCGACGTCCGGGCGGTCCAGAAAATGCTGGGCCACAGCGACCTCAAAACCACCCAGGGGTATATCAGATCCCTTGGCCTGGATATGAAAAAAGAGCACCGGAAAAGCCATCCCAGGGAACGGGATAAAGAGAACATCCGGTCAAGCGGACCCAGGATAAAAAGGATCAAAGGCTCTTATGAAAGACGATCCCTTTAA
- a CDS encoding tyrosine-type recombinase/integrase: MKDDPFKPYIDQLRQSLKVRNLARRTIDQTCWKLAKFTAWLIHNHILAIDAITKDAVRSYQVELYQMINAKGRQNSVGYQNGMMAAVKQFTRFLHERDFIVSDPARDIQYAKTPKALPRGILTPSEARRIIHAPDTTTVIGYRDRVILEVLYTSGIRKEELNRLTLADVDYHDGFLRIDNGKGSKDRIVPLGRIACRYLENYIKSVRPELIKDPYNNHLFLSLRGNRLSKNMVWELVKKYAQKARIKKNVHPHTFRHSCATAMLKNKADLNTIRKILGHASLNTTQIYAHLNITDLKAVHKQCHPREKDRE, translated from the coding sequence ATGAAAGACGATCCCTTTAAACCGTATATTGACCAGCTCCGGCAGTCCCTGAAGGTCCGGAACCTGGCCCGGCGGACCATTGACCAGACCTGCTGGAAACTGGCAAAGTTCACGGCCTGGCTGATCCACAACCATATCCTTGCCATTGACGCCATCACCAAAGATGCGGTCAGATCCTATCAGGTGGAGTTGTACCAGATGATCAACGCCAAGGGCCGGCAGAACAGCGTTGGATATCAAAACGGGATGATGGCTGCAGTGAAGCAGTTTACCCGGTTCCTGCATGAACGGGACTTTATCGTATCCGACCCGGCAAGGGATATCCAATACGCCAAAACGCCTAAAGCGCTGCCCCGTGGCATATTGACCCCGTCCGAAGCCCGGCGGATAATCCATGCCCCGGACACCACCACAGTGATCGGATACCGGGACCGGGTGATCCTGGAAGTGCTGTACACCAGCGGTATCCGCAAGGAGGAACTCAACCGCCTGACCCTAGCCGACGTGGACTACCATGACGGATTTTTAAGGATCGACAACGGCAAGGGCAGCAAAGACCGGATCGTTCCTTTGGGCCGGATCGCCTGCCGGTATCTTGAAAACTATATCAAATCCGTCCGTCCGGAGCTGATCAAGGACCCGTACAACAACCACCTGTTCCTATCCCTGAGGGGCAACCGCCTGTCTAAAAACATGGTGTGGGAGCTGGTGAAAAAATACGCCCAAAAGGCCAGGATCAAAAAGAATGTCCATCCCCATACCTTCCGGCACTCCTGCGCCACGGCCATGCTTAAAAATAAAGCGGACCTGAACACCATCCGCAAAATCCTGGGACACGCCTCATTAAACACCACCCAGATCTATGCCCACCTGAATATCACTGATTTAAAGGCGGTTCACAAGCAGTGCCATCCCAGGGAGAAGGACCGGGAATAG
- a CDS encoding DUF6531 domain-containing protein encodes MEGPVEMTTGYWVSQKTDLALSGGKGGLAFKRTYFSGNHQIESELGCCGRDILNFLPGTISKTRAKFL; translated from the coding sequence TTGGAAGGACCCGTCGAAATGACAACCGGATACTGGGTGTCGCAGAAAACCGACCTGGCCCTGTCCGGCGGTAAGGGCGGCCTTGCCTTTAAACGGACCTATTTCAGCGGCAACCACCAGATTGAATCGGAACTGGGGTGTTGTGGGAGAGATATTTTAAACTTTTTACCAGGGACTATATCAAAAACAAGAGCCAAATTTTTATAA